A portion of the Oxynema aestuarii AP17 genome contains these proteins:
- a CDS encoding IS4 family transposase gives MVSNFPEILQKHLSHLPQDDYPVLDTFKFVSIWLNFILDQSQTTMRSLFKRLNIRGESVDISTFSKASKTRSPEVFHRLWDELKKEVAKKSQNSDKELMIFPLDSTIITLTSKLLWHQGYHQLKLFSGINLVTGNPGGISIHLGQGHDSKYGNETIEATPENGVAVMDRGFCSLERIAQLQAQKNRYFVLRIRKNIKLEMLENGEYLMGTGTAQVQGRVVMFCDREEKTEFRLVTNLPETGEGGISNEEIGEFYRLRWQIELLWKFLKMHLKLDKFITKNVNGMEIQIYCCLIGYLILKLVKINQEWGSSLLDKLRYLQAFMCEKISYVHWFRELVFHH, from the coding sequence ATTGTATCAAACTTTCCTGAAATTCTCCAAAAACATCTAAGTCATCTGCCCCAAGACGATTATCCAGTACTAGACACTTTCAAGTTTGTCTCAATTTGGCTAAATTTCATTTTAGACCAGAGTCAAACAACGATGAGAAGTTTGTTTAAAAGACTAAATATTCGCGGAGAATCCGTAGATATATCAACCTTCTCAAAAGCCAGTAAAACTCGTAGTCCAGAAGTTTTTCATCGATTGTGGGATGAATTGAAAAAAGAAGTAGCCAAAAAATCCCAAAATTCAGATAAAGAGTTGATGATATTTCCTTTAGATTCAACCATTATCACTTTGACGAGTAAACTCTTATGGCATCAAGGATATCACCAATTGAAACTGTTTAGTGGCATTAACTTAGTGACAGGAAACCCAGGAGGAATATCAATTCATTTGGGTCAAGGACACGATAGCAAATATGGAAATGAAACGATAGAAGCCACGCCGGAAAACGGAGTCGCCGTAATGGATAGAGGTTTTTGCAGCTTAGAAAGAATTGCCCAACTTCAAGCTCAAAAAAATCGCTACTTCGTCTTGAGAATCCGAAAAAACATTAAATTAGAAATGTTAGAGAATGGGGAATATTTAATGGGGACAGGAACAGCACAAGTACAAGGAAGAGTAGTAATGTTTTGCGACCGGGAAGAAAAAACTGAATTTCGCTTAGTGACGAATTTGCCAGAGACAGGAGAAGGAGGAATAAGTAACGAAGAAATTGGTGAATTTTATCGACTACGCTGGCAAATTGAATTGCTGTGGAAGTTCTTGAAAATGCACTTAAAGTTGGATAAATTTATCACGAAAAATGTGAATGGAATGGAAATCCAGATTTATTGCTGTTTAATCGGATATCTAATTTTAAAATTAGTAAAAATTAACCAAGAATGGGGTTCATCATTATTAGATAAGTTGCGATATTTACAGGCTTTTATGTGTGAAAAGATTAGTTATGTCCACTGGTTTAGAGAGCTAGTTTTCCATCACTGA
- a CDS encoding DUF4114 domain-containing protein: MTSDGISTNNPLDQSFGGDPLLDGLEQDLLSVGQPESGSSEPESSLNQTGAIGGESNENLNPYPTANSWDEAESSSFSGIDVGEEGLTTDSDLDPVTQEPISEEGSGLTGDLEPDPLINPGMESEAETEAGDEVSGSSENNDGNIDLGEDEASEETTNSSPIVNENDLDSNESEIDSDFEDNSDTVESENKVINEGDSDLEDGESPENSTESSVNEEGNDLSTDSEEPPTEMGGMSNNPVSSDSETDEVTASDETVSEQAGEDESESDPEPEAIAENPQDTLEPDSDPSSESDVDNPVASDDNEAGTTEDNSDSSNENEGSEAELTDPLEENSGEEGSDSSDEETEAELSDPTENRSGEDAATEETGNNNSDPVVDGDTGESPINFDVGTFTVGESGEVGIDYLFDGGRYQGQVAIVSLSGMEEYEPGSVEFIQEAARRALSESELGHIAIDDLSQGAKFEGSLGERQWNRGDYQGVKTFAMRPGDKFFVMMVPNGAIDRVANDPDIGGASRPLFSLATANPDDEYHVGQVADITGDGSAFAWEDLRVDAGTDRDYNDIIFQVRGAKGVAAHIDDVVDPQKDWRTSDIGKELIDYVTLQLPDDPVAEQPEEPIDEQPEDPDDPVAEQPEEPIDDQPEDPDDPVAEQPEEPIDEQPEDPDDPVVDEDDTDPVVDEDDTDPVVDDDSTDEDDTDPVVDEDDTDPVVDDDDSDLDDVVIEDPILDEENTDDEYVPDVPLTIDDPVITEEEIKEEFVDIWIAEDTQIDDSEDDSHISDVVSEDEVINVWDIKREIDPVWEELGLVGNPGSYFLNQEPVVTAYNQTVNAGASISPSFYVNDPDGDLITQYYFYDNNSSSTSGYFTFNGVKQTNLFSVTPDQKC, encoded by the coding sequence ATGACGTCCGATGGCATCTCGACCAACAATCCTCTCGACCAAAGTTTTGGCGGCGATCCTTTACTCGATGGGTTAGAACAAGATCTGCTCTCCGTAGGTCAACCGGAGAGCGGATCGAGTGAACCAGAGAGTTCGTTGAATCAAACGGGCGCGATCGGTGGAGAATCGAATGAGAATCTCAACCCCTATCCAACGGCAAACTCGTGGGATGAAGCGGAGAGTAGTTCATTTTCCGGGATCGATGTCGGTGAAGAAGGGTTAACGACGGATTCCGATCTCGATCCGGTAACCCAAGAACCCATCAGTGAGGAGGGGAGCGGTCTGACCGGGGATTTGGAACCCGATCCGCTCATTAATCCGGGGATGGAGAGCGAAGCGGAAACGGAGGCAGGGGACGAGGTTTCGGGGTCTAGCGAGAATAACGATGGAAATATAGATTTAGGTGAAGATGAGGCAAGTGAGGAAACAACGAACTCATCGCCAATTGTAAATGAGAATGATTTAGATTCAAACGAGAGTGAAATTGATTCTGATTTTGAAGACAACAGCGACACTGTAGAAAGTGAGAATAAGGTCATCAATGAGGGAGATTCAGATTTAGAAGATGGTGAAAGTCCTGAAAACTCCACTGAGAGCTCAGTTAATGAAGAGGGGAACGATCTAAGCACGGATAGTGAGGAACCTCCGACCGAAATGGGAGGGATGTCCAACAATCCGGTCAGTTCTGACAGTGAAACTGACGAAGTGACGGCAAGCGACGAAACGGTTTCCGAACAGGCGGGAGAAGATGAAAGTGAGTCCGATCCGGAACCGGAGGCGATCGCAGAAAATCCGCAAGATACCTTAGAACCTGATTCCGATCCGTCTTCCGAGTCCGACGTCGATAACCCGGTAGCCAGTGACGATAACGAAGCAGGGACGACTGAGGATAATTCCGATAGTAGTAATGAGAATGAGGGAAGCGAAGCAGAATTAACCGACCCTCTGGAAGAGAATTCCGGTGAAGAGGGTTCCGATAGCAGCGATGAGGAGACGGAAGCCGAGTTGAGCGATCCAACCGAAAACCGTTCTGGTGAGGATGCGGCGACGGAGGAGACCGGAAATAATAACAGCGATCCGGTGGTCGATGGCGATACTGGCGAATCGCCGATTAATTTTGACGTAGGCACCTTCACCGTGGGTGAAAGCGGTGAAGTGGGTATTGACTACCTCTTCGATGGCGGACGCTATCAGGGACAGGTGGCGATCGTCAGTTTGTCCGGAATGGAAGAGTACGAACCGGGTTCGGTCGAATTTATACAAGAGGCGGCTCGCCGTGCCTTAAGTGAGTCAGAATTGGGTCACATTGCGATCGACGACCTCAGCCAAGGGGCAAAATTCGAGGGTTCCCTCGGCGAACGCCAGTGGAATCGGGGAGATTATCAAGGGGTGAAAACCTTTGCCATGCGCCCCGGGGACAAGTTTTTTGTCATGATGGTTCCGAATGGGGCGATCGACCGCGTGGCGAACGATCCCGACATCGGTGGTGCCAGTCGTCCCCTATTTTCCCTCGCCACCGCCAATCCCGATGACGAGTATCATGTCGGCCAAGTTGCCGATATTACTGGGGATGGAAGTGCCTTTGCTTGGGAAGATTTGCGCGTCGATGCGGGTACCGATCGCGACTACAACGATATTATCTTCCAAGTGCGAGGAGCGAAAGGCGTTGCGGCTCACATAGATGATGTGGTCGATCCACAGAAGGATTGGCGCACGAGTGATATAGGTAAGGAATTGATTGATTATGTTACTTTACAACTTCCCGATGATCCGGTAGCCGAACAACCGGAAGAACCGATTGACGAACAGCCAGAAGACCCCGATGATCCGGTAGCGGAACAACCGGAAGAGCCGATTGATGACCAGCCAGAAGACCCCGATGATCCGGTAGCGGAACAACCGGAAGAACCGATTGACGAACAGCCAGAAGACCCCGATGACCCGGTAGTTGATGAAGATGACACCGACCCAGTAGTTGATGAAGATGATACCGACCCAGTAGTTGATGATGATTCTACTGATGAAGATGACACCGACCCGGTAGTTGATGAAGATGATACCGACCCAGTAGTTGATGATGATGATTCCGATCTAGATGATGTAGTCATCGAAGACCCGATCTTAGACGAAGAAAACACGGATGATGAGTATGTGCCTGATGTTCCTTTGACAATTGACGATCCCGTTATTACAGAGGAAGAAATTAAAGAAGAATTTGTTGATATATGGATCGCAGAAGATACTCAGATAGATGACTCAGAAGATGATTCTCATATTTCAGATGTAGTATCTGAGGATGAGGTGATTAACGTTTGGGATATCAAACGGGAAATCGATCCTGTCTGGGAAGAACTCGGTTTAGTTGGTAATCCGGGATCCTACTTTTTAAACCAAGAACCAGTAGTTACGGCTTATAACCAAACAGTGAATGCCGGTGCCAGTATTAGTCCGAGTTTCTATGTGAATGACCCTGATGGCGATCTCATCACCCAATACTATTTCTACGACAACAACAGCAGCAGCACCAGTGGTTATTTCACTTTCAATGGGGTTAAACAAACCAATCTCTTCTCTGTGACTCCTGACCAGAAGTGTTGA
- a CDS encoding C2 family cysteine protease: MRFVGGSVAGTDKISIGAYDGQDWGLQFAIITTQKVNQAPVVTAYNQTVNSGSSTSLSFSVTDPDGDQIRYYYFSDNNSSSTSGYFTVNGVKQTSGFYVDPDKLNTVRFVGGSAAGTDPIRIWAYDGQDWGYKDATMTTQQVNRAPVVTAYDRTVNSGSSNSLSFSASDPDGDRISYYYFSDYNTSSTSGYFTLNGVKQTSSFSVAADNLNTVRFVGGSAAGTDEIRIWAYDGQTWGSNDATITTQQANRAPVVTAYDRTVNSGSSNSLSFSASDPDGDRISYYYFSDYNTSSTSGYFTLNGVKQTSSFSVAADNLNTVRFVGGSAAGTDEIRIWAYDGQTWGSNDATITTQQANRAPVVTAYDRTVNSGSSINPGFYVSDPDGDQITRYYFSDYNTSSTSGYFTLNGVKQTSSFFVDADKLNTVRFVGGSATGTDQIRIWAYDGQTWGSNDATITTQKVNRAPVVTAYNQTVRRNQSIQPSFSVTDADGDTMTRYAFFDGNTSSTSGYFTVNGVKQAAGQTFYVNADQLNTVRFVGGSSNSNDYVYTRAYDGSAWSNWKDYLMKTEGGSKPVVSATDQTVKRNQSIQPSFSVTDADGDTMTRYRFFDGDNSSTSGYFTVNGVKKAAHQTFYVDADQLHTVRFVGGSVAGNDRVYVSATDGLDGWSTWQDYLMKTEGGSKPVVSATDQTVKRNQSIQPSFSVTDADGDTMTRYRFFDGDNSSTSGYFTVNGVKKAAHQTFYVDADQLHTVRFVGGSVAGNDRVYVSATDGIDGWSTWQDYLMKTQSGSNPVVTASDQTVNANESMKLSFSVTDADGDTMTRYAFFDGNSSSTSGYFTVNGVKQAAGQTFYVDADKLDTVRFVGGAVAGIDGLHVRTSDGVDGWSEWTKFNVSTKATVINDWFEQNIKDAAIRSLARSRFQDGELDRKDMIDIFINATDSGVVDAYEFADLQTLTSNKDYIKMPDYVQILSTKISHGNPANKSYRGTYLGNLQAGSSGEHLGKLIKKHFLGQDHPLPKGEYSYGSASNVEYRYAEGQLFQNGISYEDIKQGAVGDCYYLASLAAVAQKTPNVIKDMFIDNGIDEDGNRTYTVRFYNNGQVDYVTVDRYLPTNKNNGSLPFAGVGNGHTYKNSNNELWVALAEKAYAQMNEAGWMKRYTTDEGIDLHGLNSYKGIEGGWTNVSVAHINNQSGTRHSISSSTASSVVTAFNFGKLVNFSSLGKEATHGSPVVSSHAYTMVDYNQSTGKFKLFNPWGLDGGTEPGDSAFKPGILEMSWNEIKTYFRYWRVNG, encoded by the coding sequence GTGCGTTTTGTTGGTGGTTCCGTAGCTGGTACTGACAAAATTTCCATCGGCGCTTATGATGGTCAAGACTGGGGACTTCAATTTGCCATAATTACCACTCAAAAAGTTAACCAAGCCCCAGTCGTTACAGCTTATAACCAAACGGTAAACTCTGGTTCGAGTACCAGTCTGAGTTTCTCTGTCACCGACCCCGATGGCGATCAAATCCGTTATTACTATTTCTCTGACAACAACAGCAGCAGCACTAGCGGTTACTTCACCGTCAATGGTGTCAAACAAACTAGCGGATTCTATGTAGACCCAGACAAGTTAAACACCGTGCGTTTTGTTGGTGGTTCCGCCGCAGGCACAGACCCAATTCGGATCTGGGCTTATGATGGTCAAGACTGGGGATATAAAGATGCCACGATGACCACTCAACAAGTCAATCGGGCTCCCGTAGTCACGGCATACGATCGCACCGTAAACTCTGGTTCGAGTAACAGTCTGAGTTTCTCTGCCAGTGACCCTGATGGCGATCGCATCAGTTACTATTATTTCTCTGATTACAATACCAGCAGCACCAGTGGCTATTTCACGCTCAATGGTGTCAAACAGACTAGCTCATTCTCTGTAGCTGCTGACAATCTAAACACCGTGCGTTTTGTCGGCGGTTCGGCAGCCGGAACTGACGAAATTCGCATCTGGGCTTATGATGGTCAAACTTGGGGTTCCAACGATGCGACCATTACCACTCAACAAGCCAACCGGGCGCCGGTAGTCACCGCATACGATCGCACCGTAAACTCTGGTTCGAGTAACAGTCTGAGTTTCTCTGCCAGTGACCCTGATGGCGATCGCATCAGTTACTATTATTTCTCTGATTACAATACCAGCAGCACCAGTGGCTATTTCACGCTCAATGGTGTCAAACAGACTAGCTCATTCTCTGTAGCTGCTGACAATCTAAACACCGTGCGTTTTGTCGGCGGTTCGGCAGCCGGAACTGACGAAATTCGCATCTGGGCTTATGATGGTCAAACTTGGGGTTCCAACGATGCGACCATTACCACTCAACAAGCCAACCGGGCGCCGGTAGTCACCGCATACGATCGCACCGTGAACTCTGGTTCGAGTATCAATCCTGGTTTCTATGTCAGTGACCCCGATGGCGATCAAATTACACGCTACTATTTCTCTGATTACAATACCAGCAGCACCAGTGGCTACTTCACTCTCAATGGAGTCAAACAGACTAGCTCATTCTTTGTCGATGCTGACAAGTTAAACACCGTGCGTTTTGTCGGCGGTTCCGCAACAGGGACAGACCAAATTCGCATCTGGGCTTACGATGGTCAAACTTGGGGTTCCAATGATGCCACGATTACCACTCAAAAAGTCAACCGGGCTCCCGTAGTCACCGCTTATAACCAAACAGTGCGGCGTAACCAAAGTATCCAACCATCCTTTAGCGTCACTGATGCCGATGGAGATACCATGACTCGCTATGCCTTCTTTGACGGCAACACCAGCAGCACCAGCGGATATTTCACCGTCAATGGTGTCAAACAGGCAGCCGGTCAAACCTTCTATGTAAATGCAGACCAGCTCAATACCGTTCGCTTTGTTGGTGGCAGCAGCAACAGCAACGATTATGTTTACACCCGAGCCTATGATGGCAGTGCTTGGAGTAACTGGAAAGACTACTTGATGAAAACTGAAGGTGGTTCTAAGCCCGTTGTCAGTGCTACCGACCAAACTGTGAAGCGCAACCAAAGTATCCAACCATCTTTTAGCGTCACTGATGCCGATGGAGATACTATGACTCGTTATCGTTTCTTTGATGGTGACAACAGCAGCACCAGCGGTTATTTCACAGTTAATGGTGTCAAAAAAGCAGCCCACCAAACTTTCTATGTAGATGCAGACCAACTACACACAGTTCGGTTCGTAGGCGGTTCTGTGGCTGGTAACGATCGAGTATATGTATCTGCCACTGATGGACTTGACGGGTGGAGTACCTGGCAAGACTACTTGATGAAAACTGAAGGTGGTTCTAAGCCCGTTGTCAGTGCTACTGACCAAACCGTGAAGCGCAATCAAAGTATCCAACCATCCTTTAGCGTCACTGATGCCGATGGAGATACCATGACTCGTTATCGCTTCTTTGATGGTGACAACAGCAGCACCAGCGGTTATTTCACAGTTAATGGTGTCAAAAAAGCAGCCCACCAAACTTTCTATGTAGATGCAGACCAACTACACACAGTTCGGTTCGTAGGCGGTTCTGTGGCTGGTAACGATCGAGTATATGTATCTGCCACTGATGGAATTGACGGGTGGAGTACCTGGCAAGACTACTTGATGAAAACTCAAAGTGGTTCTAATCCAGTGGTGACAGCCAGTGACCAAACCGTGAATGCTAATGAATCCATGAAACTATCCTTCAGTGTCACTGATGCGGATGGAGATACCATGACTCGCTATGCCTTCTTCGATGGCAACAGCAGCAGTACCAGTGGTTATTTCACGGTCAATGGTGTCAAACAGGCAGCCGGTCAAACCTTCTATGTAGATGCGGATAAGTTGGATACAGTTCGCTTTGTTGGCGGTGCAGTAGCCGGTATTGATGGATTGCATGTCCGTACCAGTGATGGCGTTGACGGCTGGAGTGAGTGGACTAAATTTAATGTTTCCACAAAAGCAACAGTTATCAATGATTGGTTTGAGCAGAACATTAAAGATGCGGCAATTCGTTCTTTAGCCCGATCGCGCTTCCAAGATGGTGAACTCGATCGCAAAGATATGATTGATATCTTCATCAATGCTACAGACAGTGGGGTAGTCGATGCTTACGAATTTGCCGACCTGCAAACTTTAACCAGCAACAAAGACTACATTAAAATGCCCGATTATGTGCAAATCTTGTCCACCAAGATTTCCCACGGAAACCCAGCCAACAAGAGTTACCGAGGCACTTATCTAGGTAACTTACAAGCTGGCAGCAGTGGGGAACATCTTGGCAAGCTGATTAAAAAGCACTTCTTAGGCCAAGATCATCCGTTACCCAAAGGAGAGTATTCTTACGGCAGTGCATCCAACGTTGAGTATCGTTATGCAGAAGGTCAACTTTTCCAAAATGGCATCAGTTACGAAGATATAAAACAAGGAGCCGTTGGAGATTGTTACTACCTAGCCTCATTAGCCGCTGTTGCCCAGAAGACACCTAACGTCATTAAAGATATGTTTATTGACAATGGTATTGACGAGGATGGAAACCGCACTTATACCGTGCGTTTCTATAATAATGGTCAGGTTGACTATGTAACGGTCGATCGCTATTTACCGACCAATAAAAACAATGGATCGCTTCCTTTTGCTGGAGTGGGTAATGGCCATACTTACAAAAATTCCAACAATGAGTTGTGGGTCGCTTTAGCAGAAAAAGCCTATGCTCAAATGAATGAAGCGGGTTGGATGAAGCGGTACACAACAGACGAAGGAATTGACCTTCACGGACTCAATTCTTACAAAGGTATTGAAGGTGGTTGGACAAATGTTTCAGTGGCTCACATTAACAACCAAAGTGGCACCCGGCATTCCATTTCATCATCTACAGCTAGTAGCGTTGTCACCGCCTTTAATTTTGGCAAATTAGTTAACTTTAGCTCTTTAGGCAAAGAGGCCACACATGGCTCTCCTGTTGTTTCTAGTCATGCTTACACAATGGTTGATTACAATCAGTCTACTGGGAAGTTCAAACTGTTTAATCCTTGGGGATTAGATGGCGGAACAGAACCCGGTGACTCCGCTTTCAAACCGGGCATATTAGAAATGAGTTGGAACGAGATTAAAACATATTTTCGCTATTGGAGAGTGAACGGTTAA
- a CDS encoding NfeD family protein, with translation MSATFWQWLTRSLFQHPVSNPSSELNPSDFDSIAIVDEPIYPYQLGRVQFRCSWWPARCLQETVISPGQLVRVVGQHNITLLVEPTRFSVRDKTPQSQPE, from the coding sequence ATGAGTGCTACTTTTTGGCAGTGGCTGACCCGATCTTTGTTCCAGCATCCGGTATCGAACCCATCCTCTGAATTGAACCCGTCCGATTTCGATTCGATCGCGATCGTGGACGAACCGATTTACCCCTATCAATTGGGTCGGGTGCAGTTTCGTTGTTCCTGGTGGCCCGCACGCTGTTTGCAAGAAACCGTCATCTCTCCCGGTCAATTGGTTCGGGTCGTCGGTCAGCACAACATTACTTTATTGGTCGAACCCACGCGATTTTCGGTGAGAGATAAAACCCCTCAATCCCAGCCAGAGTAA